A single region of the Epinephelus fuscoguttatus linkage group LG14, E.fuscoguttatus.final_Chr_v1 genome encodes:
- the LOC125900601 gene encoding uncharacterized protein LOC125900601 isoform X1 — translation MAGVGKQLHLLLIIKLTSIQFTDVQPFMFGRKQVLLSAFELLHALLSNSICREGPQDATESFLNSKTRGGRVDTTPQDWMCLASRNETTRTTNTESLAGTKC, via the exons ATGGCAGGAGTAGGGAAGCAATTGCACCTGCTGCTAATTATTAAGCTAACATCTATTCAGTTTACAGATGTTCAGCCTTTTATGTTCGGAAGAAAACAG GTTCTGCTCTCTGCCTTTGAACTGCTCCATGCACTGCTGAGTAACTCCATCTGCCGGGAAGGGCCACAGGATGCGACTGAAAGCTTCCTTAACTCCAA aacGAGGGGAGGACGCGTGGATACTACTCCACAGGACTGGATGTGTTTAGCGTCACGGAACGAGACCACACGTACAACAAATACAG AGAGTTTGGCGGGCACAAAGTGCTGA